One window from the genome of Malus domestica chromosome 01, GDT2T_hap1 encodes:
- the LOC103429114 gene encoding GLABRA2 expression modulator-like, giving the protein MDSPKPTAQDPNPKSAAEAPNGDANWASFVMGSQAQAQPTLTEAVSTPMGSGSKKSVRWSPELVSESHAAASDHSSHQGSNTYVAPSPTLSQSLSFKDSVETVRNVFGRWRKSVGEATKKAEDLAGNTWQHLKTSPSFADAAMGRIAQGTKVLAEGGYEKIFRSTFETTPGEQLQNSFACYLSTSAGPVMGVLYVSTAKLAYCSDNPISYKAESQTEWSYYKVVIPLHQLKAVNPSSSRSNSAEKYIQVISVDNHEFWFMGFLNYDGAVICLQEALQARNSFV; this is encoded by the exons ATGGACTCGCCCAAGCCCACCGCCCAGGATCCGAACCCAAAGTCTGCAGCCGAAGCCCCGAATGGCGATGCGAACTGGGCGAGCTTCGTGATGGGCTCGCAGGCTCAGGCTCAGCCGACTCTGACGGAGGCGGTCTCCACTCCCATGGGTTCTGGGTCGAAGAAATCGGTTCGTTGGAGCCCGGAATTGGTGTCCGAGTCGCACGCTGCCGCGTCGGATCATTCTTCCCATCAGGGATCCAATACATACGTGGCTCCCTCCCCTACGCTCTCACAATCTCTCTCATTCAAAG ATTCGGTGGAGACTGTGCGGAACGTGTTTGGGAGGTGGAGGAAGTCGGTGGGGGAAGCTACGAAGAAGGCGGAGGATCTCGCCGGAAACACGTGGCAGCACT TAAAAACAAGCCCCAGTTTTGCTGATGCTGCCATGGGAAGAATTGCACAAGGAACAAAGGTTCTAGCAGAAGGTGGTTACGAGAAGATCTTTCGATCAACCTTTGAGACAACTCCCGGGGAGCAACTTCAAAATTCATTTGCATGTTACTTGTCCACATCAGCTGGTCCAGTCATGGGAGTTTTATATGTTTCTACTGCAAAGCTTGCCTATTGCAGTGATAATCCCATTTCATACAAAGCTGAGAGCCAAACTGAATGGAGCTATTACAAG GTGGTTATCCCGTTACATCAGCTTAAAGCAGTCAATCCATCGTCAAGCAGATCGAACTCTGCCGAAAAGTACATTCAGGTTATCTCCGTTGATAACCATGAGTTCTGGTTTATGGGGTTCTTAAATTATGATGGTGCCGTCATTTGCCTACAAGAAGCTCTCCAAGCTCGGAACTCATTTGTTTGA